The following proteins are co-located in the Phragmites australis chromosome 10, lpPhrAust1.1, whole genome shotgun sequence genome:
- the LOC133931072 gene encoding zinc finger protein ZAT5-like has protein sequence MHKEEEEREQNKAPPLMMTTVGSGAAVVVKRKQRTKRRQRHSSLPSPASSSSRSTTTTHEEQEEEDMAKCLILLAQGAAVDSPTPQPPAPKPRNRFTSRKYADGGKAGFYVYECKTCNKCFPSFQALGGHRTSHKKPRLATHDEDVTTSTPPMETMLSLRTGDAKLQAAAWRAHECSTCGTVFASGQALGGHMRRHRPLPAAAPESVVTADDSSKLQERSVNLELDLNLPAPSTDEELTSPAPMPLGQGSLITFAHSLH, from the coding sequence ATGCacaaggaagaggaggagagagagcagAACAAGGCGCCGCCGCTCATGATGACCACGGTCGgctccggcgccgccgtcgtcgtcaaGCGCAAGCAGCGCACCAAGCGTCGTCAGCGCCACTCGTCCTTGCCGTCGCCCGCTTCATCCTCCTCCCGCAGCACCACAACCACCCAcgaggagcaagaggaggaggacatgGCCAAATGTCTCATCCTTCTCGCccagggcgccgccgtcgacTCGCCCACGCCGCAACCCCCGGCGCCCAAGCCGAGAAACAGGTTCACGAGCCGCAAGTACGCGGACGGCGGCAAGGCCGGCTTCTACGTGTACGAGTGCAAGACGTGCAACAAGTGTTTCCCCTCCTTCCAGGCCCTCGGCGGCCACCGCACCAGCCACAAGAAGCCGCGCCTCGCCACGCACGACGAGGACGTGACTACGTCGACGCCACCGATGGAGACGATGCTTAGCCTGCGCACGGGCGACGCCAAGCTGCAGGCAGCTGCGTGGAGGGCGCACGAGTGCTCGACATGCGGCACAGTGTTCGCGTCGGGGCAGGCGCTCGGCGGGCACATGAGGCGTCACCGGCCGCTGCCTGCAGCGGCGCCGGAGAGCGTGGTGACCGCGGATGACAGCAGCAAGCTGCAGGAGAGGAGCGTCAACCTGGAGCTGGACCTCAACCTGCCGGCGCCGTCAACGGATGAGGAGCTGACATCCCCGGCACCGATGCCTTTGGGGCAAGGCAGTTTGATCACGTTCGCTCACAGCCTCCATTGA
- the LOC133931363 gene encoding signal peptide peptidase-like 5 gives MAAAAVLALLMASTLAGAAAGGDIVHHDDEAPKIPGCSNDFILVKVQSWVNGKEDDEFVGVGARFGPKIVSKEKHANRTKLTLADPIECCTPPKDKVSGDVLLVQRGKCKFTKKAKFAEAAGASAIIIINHVHELYKMVCEKNETDLDIHIPAVLLPKDAGAALHTLLMSGNAVSVQLYSPDRPVVDTAEVFLWLMAVGTVLGASYWSAWSAREAVIEQEKLLKDGHESLLNVEDGGSSGMVDINVASAIMFVVVASCFLIMLYKLMSYWFVELLVVIFCIGGVEGLQTCLVALLSRWFKTAAESFVKVPFVGAVSHLTLAVCPFCIVFAVLWAVYRQRPYAWIGQDILGIALIVTVIQIVRVPNLKVGSVLLSCAFLYDIFWVFVSKRLFHESVMIVVARGDKTDEDGVPMLLKIPRMFDPWGGYSIIGFGDILLPGLLVAFALRYDFAGKKSFQSGYFLWSMVAYGSGLLITYVALNLMDGHGQPALLYIVPFTLGTLIALGWKRGELRNLWVRGEPERVCTHMQLLQGTTTPN, from the exons atggccgCCGCGGCGGTGTTGGCGCTGCTGATGGCGTCGACGCTGGCGGGGGCTGCGGCCGGCGGCGACATCGTCCACCACGACGACGAGGCCCCCAAGATCCCAGGATGCTCCAACGATTTCATCCTG GTAAAAGTGCAAAGCTGGGTAAACGGCAAAGAGGATGACGAATTTGTTGGTGTTGGTGCTCGCTTTGGTCCCAAAATTGTCTCCAAGGAAAAGCACGCAAACCGAACTAAACTTACGCTGGCAGACCCTATTGAGTGCTGCACTCCTCCAAAAGACAAG GTCTCTGGAGATGTTCTTTTAGTTCAAAGGGGCAAGTGCAAATTCACAAAAAAAGCAAAGTTTGCTGAAGCTGCTGGTGCTTCTGCTATAATAATCATAAACCATGTCCACG AACTGTACAAGATGGTCTGTGAAAAGAACGAAACAGATCTTGATATACATATACCTGCAGTTCTCCTGCCAAAAGATGCAGGTGCCGCTTTACATACACTTCTTATGAGTGGTAACGCAG TTTCTGTGCAGCTGTACTCTCCAGACCGTCCTGTAGTTGATACAGCAGAGGTGTTTCTGTGGCTCATGGCTGTTGGTACAGTCCTTGGTGCTTCATACTGGTCAGCATGGAGCGCTAGAGAAGCAGTTATTgaacaagagaagctcttgaAG GATGGCCATGAAAGCCTACTGAATGTTGAGGATGGAGGTTCTAGTGGCATGGTAGATATCAACGTGGCATCGGCGATAATGTTTGTGGTGGTAGCATCATGCTTCTTAATAATGCTTTACAAGCTGATGTCTTACTGGTTTGTGGAGCTACTGGTAGTAATCTTCTGCATCGGCGGTGTAGAG GGTCTGCAAACATGCTTGGTGGCTCTCTTATCAAG ATGGTTTAAAACTGCTGCGGAATCTTTCGTGAAAGTACCATTCGTTGGAGCTGTTTCACATCTTACTCTGGCAGTTTGCCCATTTTGCATTGTATTTGCTGTTCTGTGGGCTGTTTACCGCCAACGACCCTATGCTTGGATTGGGCAAGATATTCTT GGTATTGCACTGATAGTTACTGTCATCCAAATCGTCAGAGTACCTAACCTCAAG GTGGGTTCTGTTCTTCTCAGCTGTGCTTTCTTGTATGACATCTTCTGGGTATTCGTCTCCAAGAGGTTGTTTCATGAGAGTGTGATGATTGTG GTTGCGCGTGGTGATAAgactgatgaagatggtgtgcccatgttgctaaaaatccCACGAATGTTTGATCCATGGGGTGGATACAGCATAATTGGCTTTGGTGATATCCTTCTTCCTGGGCTGTTAGTTGCTTTCGCGCTAAG ATATGATTTTGCTGGCAAGAAGAGCTTTCAGTCTGGTTACTTTCTGTGGTCAATGGTAGCCTATGGTTCTG GACTTCTTATCACATATGTTGCACTGAACTTGATGGATGGGCATGGCCAACCTGCCCTTCTTTACATTGTGCCCTTCACGCTCG GGACGTTGATAGCGCTTGGGTGGAAGAGAGGGGAGCTGCGAAACCTGTGGGTACGAGGAGAGCCGGAGAGAGTGTGCACGCATATGCAGTTGCTGCAGGGGACGACGACCCCAAATTAA